AGTTCTTCAGCGGGGAGTTCCTCCAGTACGCGGTCGTCTTCTTCGTGCTGGCGCTCGTCGCGGCCGTCCTCGGTGCCCGGGGCGTCGCCGGGGTGAGCATGACGATCGCGAAGTGGCTCGTGATCGTCTTCCTCGTTCTCACGGTCGTCACGCTGGTGCTTTGAACTGAGGACCCGAACGGGAACCCCCGGTCGGGAGCCTCCGAACGACCTGCGTTGCCACTGTTGGATAGGTTCGACGACGGCGATCGACGAAGCCGTCGCTGGCGGCGTGTACGTGCGTCTGTCTATAAATGCAGAACGGCCCACCAGCATGGTGCTGGTGGGCCGTTGTGTGTTGCGTATGAGTGGTGGGCGGCGAACCGGTGTTTCCAGAGGCTCTCGCACTCCAGG
This genomic stretch from Halobaculum roseum harbors:
- a CDS encoding DUF1328 domain-containing protein gives rise to the protein MPHTAAVAGLGSLSASIPLQFFSGEFLQYAVVFFVLALVAAVLGARGVAGVSMTIAKWLVIVFLVLTVVTLVL